In one window of Brassica rapa cultivar Chiifu-401-42 chromosome A07, CAAS_Brap_v3.01, whole genome shotgun sequence DNA:
- the LOC103828772 gene encoding uncharacterized protein LOC103828772, with protein MSNVKNMMCTTLTRSMPAIAFFGRMAFALVFIISAIQDYADHFGGGGGPLEKAVGPAVNVMTKYGSKVLTFYTGMQVVAFDVRLLEFSLITAKGTAALWFIFGQSMPAYFLLATQMLSTVIPFPTNLNDFTQNLTLMGALLYYIGLKHSIDNLEEGEKSKEKEKEDDKPSTSKSKAN; from the exons ATGTCAAACGTCAAGAACATGATGTGCACAACCTTAACAAGGTCAATGCCAGCAATTGCATTCTTCGGTAGAATGGCATTTGCCCTTGTCTTTATCATCTCGGCTATCCAAGA CTATGCTGATCATTTTGGTGGCGGTGGCGGGCCGCTAGAGAAGGCGGTGGGACCAGCAGTAAATGTGATGACCAAATATGGCTCTAAGGTTCTCACGTTTTACACGGGAATGCAAGTGGTCGCATTCGATGTAAGACTCTTAGAGTTTTCACTCATAACCGCAAAGGGAACTGCAGCTTTGTGGTTCATCTTTGGACAATCTATGCCTGCTTACTTCTTG CTCGCAACACAAATGCTCTCAACTGTTATTCCTTTCCCTACAAACTTGAACGACTTCACTCAG AACTTGACGTTAATGGGTGCGTTGCTCTATTACATTGGATTAAAACATAGTATCGACAACCTCGAGGAGGGAGAGAAGAGcaaggagaaggagaaagaaGATGACAAGCCCTCCACTTCCAAATCCAAAGCAAACTAA